The following proteins come from a genomic window of Pseudomonas syringae:
- a CDS encoding NAD-dependent deacylase — MVDQALVLQTAAALRHAKRILVITGAGLSADSGLPTYRGVGGLYNGKTDDGLPIEVALSGPMLRRDPELCWKYIAELGKACLGGEPNVAHYAIAQLQRIKPECWVLTQNVDGYHRAAGSPPERLIEIHGQLSPLFCQSCGGEDSQLSEHLQRPLPPLCPACSGILRPPVVLFQEMLPERALETLYEQLATGFDAVLSIGTTASFPYIHEPVIRTRVSGGFTAEINPQPTDHSTQMDVFLQGRAAHVMAELISHI, encoded by the coding sequence GGTCTTGCAGACCGCAGCCGCGTTACGCCATGCCAAGCGGATTCTGGTGATTACCGGGGCTGGCCTGTCGGCAGACTCTGGCTTGCCGACCTACCGCGGCGTAGGCGGGCTCTATAACGGCAAGACCGATGACGGGCTGCCGATAGAAGTGGCCTTGTCCGGGCCGATGCTGCGCCGTGACCCCGAGCTGTGCTGGAAATACATCGCCGAACTGGGCAAGGCTTGTCTGGGCGGTGAGCCTAACGTGGCCCACTACGCAATTGCCCAGTTGCAGCGCATCAAGCCCGAGTGCTGGGTGCTGACCCAGAATGTCGATGGCTATCATCGTGCTGCTGGCAGTCCGCCCGAGCGACTGATCGAAATCCACGGGCAACTTTCGCCGTTGTTCTGTCAGTCCTGCGGCGGGGAGGATTCGCAGCTCAGCGAGCACTTGCAGCGCCCTTTGCCCCCTTTATGCCCCGCATGTAGTGGCATTTTGCGACCGCCCGTCGTTCTTTTTCAGGAAATGCTCCCGGAAAGGGCACTGGAAACACTGTATGAACAACTAGCTACGGGCTTTGACGCGGTCCTGAGTATCGGCACCACCGCCAGCTTCCCCTACATTCATGAGCCGGTCATTCGCACCCGTGTTTCCGGGGGATTCACCGCAGAAATCAATCCGCAGCCAACCGATCACAGCACTCAAATGGATGTATTTCTGCAAGGCCGTGCGGCACATGTCATGGCGGAACTCATAAGTCACATCTAG